The Streptomyces pactum genome contains a region encoding:
- a CDS encoding NADH-quinone oxidoreductase subunit A, giving the protein MSGTTAALSLLGVAAIAVLGVYGAARAMRLASQPVAAAPFGSGWEPAEHAVSRFHVRWYTVTMLFLAFDMEMVFMYPWTRVISAVGVGAVIEMFVFLAVLLAGVVHAWREGALRWT; this is encoded by the coding sequence ATGAGCGGGACCACGGCGGCGCTCTCCCTGCTCGGCGTGGCGGCGATCGCGGTGCTCGGGGTATACGGCGCGGCCCGGGCGATGCGCCTGGCTTCACAACCGGTGGCGGCCGCGCCGTTCGGCTCCGGGTGGGAGCCGGCGGAGCACGCGGTGAGCCGGTTCCACGTGCGCTGGTACACGGTGACGATGCTGTTCCTGGCCTTCGACATGGAGATGGTCTTCATGTACCCGTGGACGCGCGTCATCTCCGCCGTGGGCGTCGGCGCGGTGATCGAGATGTTCGTCTTCCTCGCGGTGCTGCTCGCCGGGGTCGTCCACGCGTGGCGGGAGGGTGCGCTGCGATGGACGTGA
- a CDS encoding lipoate--protein ligase family protein translates to MHGEYKIPGGKLVVVDVEAEGGVLRHVRVAGDFFLEPDEALDAVNRALEGAPADTDAAGLAARIDAALPEGTVMYGLTSEGVGIAVRRALAHATDWTDYDWQLVHEGPQPPALHMALDEVLTAEVAAGRRPPTLRVWEWGAPAVIIGSFQSLRNEVDAEGAARHGIEVVRRISGGGAMFVEPGNTITYSLSVPEALVQGLSFQDSYAYLDDWVLGALGEMGVRAWYQPLNDITTDQGKIAGAAQKRVVGPGGGPGAVLHHVTMSYDIDAGKMLEVLRIGREKMSDKGVKSAGKRVDPLRRQTGLAREAVIERMIESFGGRYGLARGKVTDEELARARELARSKFGSDHWTARVP, encoded by the coding sequence GTGCACGGTGAATACAAGATCCCCGGCGGCAAGCTGGTCGTCGTGGACGTGGAGGCCGAGGGCGGTGTGCTGCGGCACGTGCGCGTGGCGGGCGACTTCTTCCTGGAACCGGACGAGGCGCTGGACGCCGTGAACCGCGCGCTGGAGGGCGCCCCGGCGGACACCGACGCGGCCGGACTCGCCGCCCGGATCGACGCGGCACTGCCCGAGGGGACCGTGATGTACGGGCTGACCTCGGAGGGGGTCGGCATCGCCGTGCGCCGGGCCCTCGCCCACGCCACGGACTGGACCGACTACGACTGGCAGCTCGTCCACGAGGGTCCGCAGCCGCCGGCCCTGCACATGGCGCTGGACGAGGTGCTGACGGCCGAGGTCGCCGCCGGCCGGCGTCCGCCGACGCTGCGGGTGTGGGAGTGGGGCGCCCCGGCGGTGATCATCGGCAGTTTCCAGTCGCTGCGCAACGAGGTGGACGCCGAGGGCGCCGCCCGCCACGGCATCGAGGTGGTGCGCCGGATCTCCGGCGGCGGCGCCATGTTCGTCGAGCCCGGCAACACGATCACCTACTCGCTGTCCGTGCCGGAGGCACTGGTGCAGGGGCTCTCCTTCCAGGACAGCTACGCCTACCTCGACGACTGGGTGCTCGGCGCGCTCGGCGAGATGGGCGTCCGCGCCTGGTACCAGCCGCTCAACGACATCACCACCGACCAGGGCAAGATCGCGGGCGCCGCCCAGAAGCGCGTCGTGGGGCCGGGCGGCGGTCCCGGCGCCGTGCTGCACCACGTGACCATGTCGTACGACATCGACGCCGGCAAGATGCTGGAAGTGCTGCGCATCGGGCGGGAGAAGATGTCCGACAAGGGCGTCAAGAGCGCGGGGAAGCGGGTGGACCCGCTGCGCCGGCAGACCGGCCTGGCGCGGGAGGCCGTCATCGAGCGGATGATCGAGTCGTTCGGCGGCCGGTACGGGCTCGCCCGGGGGAAGGTGACCGACGAGGAGCTGGCGCGGGCGCGGGAGCTGGCCCGCAGCAAGTTCGGCTCCGACCACTGGACGGCGCGAGTCCCCTGA
- a CDS encoding response regulator has translation MSEVVRVALVDDQALMRAGFRALLDAEDGIEVVGEAADGEQGVALVRDRVPDVALVDVQMPVMSGIEATRRIVADPALATVRVVILTNYGLDEYVFEALRAGASGFLLKDTEPADLLQAIEVVARGEALLSPSVTRTLIGEFVSRPPDWATAPGLDRLTRREREVTALAARGLSNEEIAAHMVISPLTAKTHISRAMTKLGARDRAQLVVFAYESGLVQARHR, from the coding sequence ATGAGCGAGGTCGTGCGGGTGGCGCTCGTCGACGACCAGGCGCTGATGCGCGCCGGCTTCCGCGCCCTCCTCGACGCCGAGGACGGCATCGAGGTGGTCGGCGAGGCCGCCGACGGCGAGCAGGGCGTGGCACTGGTGCGGGACCGGGTGCCCGATGTGGCGCTGGTCGATGTGCAGATGCCCGTGATGTCCGGCATCGAGGCGACCCGCCGCATCGTCGCCGACCCGGCCCTCGCCACCGTCCGCGTGGTCATCCTCACCAACTACGGACTGGACGAGTACGTCTTCGAGGCCCTGCGGGCGGGAGCGAGCGGTTTCCTGCTGAAGGACACCGAACCGGCCGACCTGCTCCAGGCCATCGAGGTGGTGGCGCGCGGTGAGGCCCTGCTCTCCCCGTCGGTCACCCGCACTCTGATCGGCGAGTTCGTCTCCCGGCCCCCGGACTGGGCCACCGCCCCGGGCCTGGATCGCCTCACCCGCCGCGAACGCGAGGTCACCGCGCTCGCCGCCCGCGGCCTGAGCAACGAGGAGATCGCCGCGCACATGGTGATCAGCCCGCTGACCGCCAAGACGCACATCAGCCGGGCGATGACCAAGCTGGGCGCCCGCGACCGGGCCCAACTCGTCGTGTTCGCCTACGAGTCGGGCCTGGTTCAGGCACGGCACCGTTAG
- a CDS encoding sensor histidine kinase, which translates to MSGRQAGRGRLADVILAVAVGALGMTVAAFDDGTTALDHALVALASAALAFHRAAPRAVLAVATVLGTAHVVHAHPGPLSALPVLAAVHTAARVGHRGVAAAGGAVFLAGYVATGPGTQDVAERAGLLAGWFLCAVVTGLADRNWQAYLRQTEQRALEAERTREEAALRRAGEERLRIARELHDSLTHSISIVKLQAGVAVHLARKRGEEVPTALLAIQEASGEAMRELRSALQVLRADEPTGTPALLVERARAAGLAVDLMVTGDERPLPQAVDRAAYRIVQEALTNAARHAGPAKVAVRIDYGTGGRGELTIDVDDDGAADPARPPVPGTGLTGMRERVTALGGTLGAAPRAEGGFSVRARLPLGETV; encoded by the coding sequence ATGAGTGGGCGTCAGGCCGGTCGCGGAAGGCTCGCCGACGTGATCCTCGCGGTCGCGGTCGGTGCGCTCGGCATGACCGTCGCCGCCTTCGACGACGGCACCACGGCCCTCGACCACGCGCTCGTCGCCCTCGCCTCGGCGGCGCTCGCCTTCCACCGTGCCGCCCCGCGCGCGGTGCTGGCCGTCGCCACCGTGCTCGGCACGGCCCACGTCGTACACGCCCACCCGGGGCCGCTCTCCGCGCTGCCCGTCCTGGCGGCCGTGCACACCGCGGCCCGGGTCGGCCACCGGGGCGTCGCGGCGGCCGGCGGCGCGGTGTTCCTGGCGGGCTACGTGGCGACCGGACCAGGGACGCAGGACGTGGCCGAGCGGGCCGGACTGCTCGCCGGCTGGTTCCTGTGCGCGGTGGTGACCGGGCTCGCCGACCGGAACTGGCAGGCGTACCTGCGCCAGACCGAACAGCGTGCCCTGGAGGCGGAGCGCACCCGGGAGGAGGCCGCGCTGCGCCGCGCCGGTGAGGAACGCCTGCGCATCGCCCGGGAGTTGCACGACTCGCTCACGCACAGCATCTCCATCGTCAAGCTGCAGGCCGGCGTCGCCGTCCACCTGGCGCGCAAACGGGGCGAGGAGGTGCCGACGGCGCTGCTCGCCATCCAGGAGGCCAGTGGCGAGGCGATGCGCGAGCTGCGCTCCGCCCTGCAGGTGCTGCGCGCCGACGAACCGACCGGCACTCCGGCGCTGCTGGTGGAGCGGGCCCGCGCGGCCGGGCTGGCCGTCGACCTGATGGTCACCGGCGACGAGCGCCCCCTGCCGCAGGCCGTCGACCGGGCGGCCTACCGCATCGTCCAGGAGGCCCTCACCAACGCGGCGCGGCACGCGGGACCGGCGAAGGTGGCGGTCCGGATCGACTACGGCACGGGTGGCAGGGGGGAGCTGACGATAGACGTGGACGACGACGGAGCCGCCGACCCGGCCCGCCCGCCGGTGCCGGGCACCGGCCTGACCGGCATGCGCGAACGCGTGACGGCTCTCGGCGGCACCCTGGGCGCCGCCCCGCGCGCGGAGGGCGGCTTCTCGGTGCGGGCCCGGCTGCCGCTGGGGGAGACGGTATGA
- a CDS encoding NCS1 family nucleobase:cation symporter-1, with protein MTDTAPTAIPPSAQVTLPDGRVELAPGSPPPSGPYANEDLLPVPVGGRTWTTYNFSALWVGMAHNTASWTLASGLIAVGMDWKQAVFTIALANVIVLLPMLLTGHAGPKYGIPFPVFARASFGIRGANLPAVVRALVACGWFGIQTWIGGEAIYFLAGKLIGGGWTNAATFGGHAWTMWLSFAIFWAIQVAIIYRGMETIRRFENWAAPFVLVGAFVMLWWMADKAGGFGPLFDQPSRLGWGGDFWKLFWPSLMGMIGFWSTLSLNIPDFTRYGKSQKAQTRGQALGLPTTMTLFAFLSVMVTSGSQAVYGEAIWDPVKLAAKTDNVVGLLFALVTVLVATLSVNIAANLVSPAFDFSNVAPRKVSFRAGALITCVLAVLIFPWKLYSDPQGYIFTWLGLVGGLLGTVAGILIADYWILRRARLDLVDLYRTGGRYWYDGGWNWRAVVAFLAGGVLAIGGADFHPLVDGRPVPFLEPLADYGWAVGLGTSMVLYLALMLLPATRPRTEAGPAQP; from the coding sequence ATGACCGACACCGCGCCCACGGCGATACCGCCGTCCGCCCAAGTCACCCTCCCCGACGGGCGCGTGGAGCTCGCCCCGGGCTCCCCGCCGCCGAGCGGCCCCTACGCCAACGAGGACCTGCTGCCCGTCCCCGTCGGGGGGCGCACCTGGACCACGTACAACTTCTCCGCCCTGTGGGTCGGCATGGCCCACAACACGGCCTCCTGGACGCTGGCCTCCGGTCTGATCGCCGTCGGCATGGACTGGAAGCAGGCGGTGTTCACCATCGCCCTGGCCAACGTGATCGTGCTCCTGCCGATGCTGCTCACCGGGCACGCGGGACCCAAGTACGGCATCCCCTTCCCGGTGTTCGCCCGTGCCTCCTTCGGCATCCGCGGCGCCAACCTGCCCGCCGTGGTGCGGGCGCTGGTGGCGTGCGGCTGGTTCGGCATCCAGACCTGGATCGGCGGCGAGGCGATCTACTTCCTGGCCGGCAAGCTGATCGGCGGCGGCTGGACGAACGCGGCGACGTTCGGCGGCCACGCCTGGACGATGTGGCTGTCGTTCGCGATCTTCTGGGCGATCCAGGTCGCCATCATCTACCGGGGCATGGAGACGATCCGCCGCTTCGAGAACTGGGCGGCACCCTTCGTGCTGGTGGGCGCGTTCGTGATGCTGTGGTGGATGGCCGACAAGGCGGGCGGCTTCGGCCCGCTCTTCGACCAGCCGTCGCGGCTCGGCTGGGGCGGTGACTTCTGGAAGCTCTTCTGGCCCTCTCTCATGGGCATGATCGGCTTCTGGTCCACCCTGTCCCTCAACATCCCGGACTTCACCCGCTACGGGAAGAGCCAGAAGGCGCAGACCCGCGGCCAGGCCCTCGGCCTGCCGACCACCATGACGCTCTTCGCCTTCCTGTCCGTGATGGTCACCTCCGGCTCGCAGGCGGTGTACGGGGAGGCCATCTGGGACCCGGTGAAACTCGCCGCGAAGACGGACAACGTGGTCGGACTGCTCTTCGCCCTCGTCACCGTCCTGGTGGCGACCCTGTCCGTGAACATCGCGGCCAACCTGGTCTCACCGGCCTTCGACTTCTCCAACGTCGCGCCCCGCAAGGTGAGTTTCCGGGCCGGCGCGCTCATCACCTGCGTCCTCGCCGTGCTGATCTTCCCGTGGAAGCTGTACTCCGACCCGCAGGGCTACATCTTCACCTGGCTCGGCCTGGTGGGCGGGCTGCTCGGCACCGTCGCCGGCATCCTCATCGCGGACTACTGGATCCTGCGCCGGGCCCGCCTCGACCTCGTCGACTTGTACCGCACGGGCGGTCGCTACTGGTACGACGGCGGCTGGAACTGGCGGGCGGTCGTCGCCTTCCTCGCCGGCGGCGTCCTGGCCATCGGGGGCGCGGACTTCCACCCGCTGGTCGACGGCCGCCCCGTGCCGTTCCTGGAGCCGCTGGCCGACTACGGCTGGGCGGTGGGCCTCGGCACCTCCATGGTGCTGTACCTGGCGCTGATGCTGCTGCCCGCCACCCGGCCCCGTACGGAGGCCGGCCCGGCTCAGCCCTGA
- a CDS encoding TIGR03842 family LLM class F420-dependent oxidoreductase, giving the protein MDFGLVLQTDPPASRVVDLMKRAERNGFRYGWTFDSCVLWQEPFVIYSQILANTTELKVGPMVTNPGTRTWEVTASTFATLNDMFGNRTVCGIGRGDSAMRVAGRKPNTLARISEAMKVIRALGRGEEADLGGGTVVRFPWIKAGAELPVWMAAYGPKALKMTGEEADGFILQLADPYLTEYMVKAVRDAAVAAGRDPSEVTICVAAPAYVTADDSPEALAHAREQCRWFGGMVGNHVADLVEKYGAHSGAVPDELTDYIKARHGYDYAHHGRSGNPDTRFVPDEIVDRFCLIGPAGKHIEKLGALRALGVDQFALYDMHDAQETVIDAYGTEIIPAVNA; this is encoded by the coding sequence ATGGACTTCGGACTCGTCCTGCAGACCGACCCGCCGGCCTCCCGCGTCGTCGACCTGATGAAACGGGCGGAACGCAACGGCTTCCGCTACGGCTGGACCTTCGACTCCTGCGTCCTGTGGCAGGAGCCGTTCGTGATCTACAGCCAGATCCTGGCCAACACCACGGAGCTGAAGGTCGGCCCGATGGTCACCAACCCGGGCACCCGCACCTGGGAGGTGACCGCCTCCACCTTCGCCACCCTCAACGACATGTTCGGCAACCGCACCGTCTGCGGCATCGGCCGCGGCGACTCCGCGATGCGCGTCGCCGGCCGCAAGCCCAACACCCTGGCCCGCATCAGCGAGGCCATGAAGGTCATCCGGGCGCTGGGCCGGGGAGAGGAGGCCGACCTCGGCGGCGGCACCGTCGTCCGGTTCCCCTGGATCAAAGCGGGCGCGGAACTCCCCGTGTGGATGGCGGCGTACGGTCCCAAGGCGCTGAAGATGACCGGCGAGGAGGCCGACGGCTTCATCCTCCAGCTCGCCGACCCCTACCTGACCGAGTACATGGTCAAGGCCGTCAGGGACGCCGCCGTCGCCGCCGGACGCGACCCGTCCGAGGTGACGATCTGCGTCGCCGCCCCGGCCTACGTCACCGCCGACGACTCGCCCGAGGCGCTCGCCCACGCGCGCGAGCAGTGCCGCTGGTTCGGCGGCATGGTCGGCAACCACGTGGCCGACCTGGTCGAGAAGTACGGTGCCCACTCCGGCGCCGTACCCGACGAACTCACCGACTACATCAAGGCCCGCCACGGCTACGACTACGCCCACCACGGACGCAGCGGCAACCCGGACACCCGGTTCGTGCCGGACGAGATCGTCGACCGGTTCTGCCTGATCGGGCCGGCCGGGAAGCACATCGAGAAGCTGGGCGCCCTGCGCGCCCTCGGCGTCGACCAGTTCGCGCTCTACGACATGCACGACGCGCAGGAGACCGTGATCGACGCCTACGGCACGGAGATCATCCCGGCCGTCAACGCCTGA
- the hydA gene encoding dihydropyrimidinase, with product MSSRTVIRGGLVVTASDEIHADVLIEDGRIAALAASGTPAAEALTAERVIDASGKYVIPGGVDGHTHMEMPFGGTYAADTFETGTRAAAWGGTTTIVDFAIQSVGHSLRSGLDAWHAKAEGNCAIDYAFHMIVSDVDQKALKEMDLLVEEGVTSFKQFMAYPGVFYSDDGQILRAMQRAAGNGGLIMMHAENGIAIDVLVEQALARGETDPRYHGEVRKALLEAEATHRAIKLAQVAGAPLYVVHVSATEAVAELTRARDEGLNVFGETCPQYLFLSTDNLAEPDFEGAKYVCSTPLRPREHQAALWRGLRTNDLQVVSTDHCPFCFSGQKELGRGDFSKIPNGMPGVENRMDLLHQAVVDGHISRRRWIEIACATPARMFGLYPKKGTIAPGADADVVVYDPHAEQVISVETHHMNVDYSAYEGRRITGRVETVLSRGVPVVTEREYTGRKGHGVYTPRATCQYLN from the coding sequence ATGAGCAGCCGTACCGTCATCCGCGGTGGCCTCGTCGTCACCGCGTCCGACGAGATCCACGCCGACGTCCTGATCGAGGACGGCCGCATCGCCGCCCTCGCCGCGTCGGGCACCCCGGCCGCCGAGGCCCTCACGGCCGAGAGGGTGATCGACGCGAGCGGCAAGTACGTCATCCCGGGCGGCGTCGACGGCCACACGCACATGGAGATGCCCTTCGGCGGCACCTACGCCGCCGACACCTTCGAGACCGGCACCCGGGCCGCCGCCTGGGGCGGCACGACCACCATCGTCGACTTCGCCATCCAGAGCGTCGGGCACTCCCTGCGCTCGGGCCTGGACGCCTGGCACGCCAAGGCCGAGGGCAACTGCGCGATCGACTACGCCTTCCACATGATCGTCTCCGACGTCGACCAGAAGGCGCTCAAGGAGATGGACCTGCTGGTGGAGGAGGGTGTCACCTCCTTCAAGCAGTTCATGGCCTACCCCGGCGTCTTCTACTCCGACGACGGCCAGATCCTGCGCGCCATGCAGCGCGCCGCCGGCAACGGCGGCCTGATCATGATGCACGCCGAGAACGGCATCGCGATCGACGTCCTCGTCGAGCAGGCCCTCGCCCGCGGCGAGACCGACCCGCGCTACCACGGCGAGGTCCGCAAGGCCCTCCTGGAGGCGGAGGCGACCCACCGCGCGATCAAGCTCGCCCAGGTGGCCGGAGCGCCCCTGTACGTCGTGCACGTCTCCGCGACGGAGGCGGTCGCGGAGCTGACCCGGGCCCGCGACGAGGGACTGAACGTCTTCGGCGAGACCTGCCCGCAGTACCTGTTCCTGTCCACCGACAACCTCGCCGAGCCGGACTTCGAGGGCGCCAAGTACGTGTGCAGCACCCCGCTGCGGCCGCGCGAGCACCAGGCGGCGCTGTGGCGGGGCCTGCGGACCAACGACCTCCAGGTGGTGTCGACCGACCACTGCCCCTTCTGCTTCAGCGGCCAGAAGGAGCTGGGACGCGGTGACTTCTCCAAGATCCCCAACGGTATGCCGGGCGTCGAGAACCGCATGGACCTGCTCCACCAGGCCGTCGTCGACGGGCACATCAGCCGCCGCCGCTGGATCGAGATCGCCTGCGCCACCCCGGCCCGCATGTTCGGCCTGTACCCGAAGAAGGGCACCATCGCGCCCGGCGCCGACGCCGACGTGGTCGTCTACGACCCGCACGCCGAACAGGTCATCTCCGTCGAGACCCACCACATGAACGTCGACTACTCGGCGTACGAGGGCCGGCGGATCACCGGCCGGGTGGAGACCGTGCTCTCGCGCGGCGTTCCGGTCGTCACCGAGCGGGAGTACACCGGGCGCAAGGGCCACGGCGTCTACACCCCGCGCGCCACCTGCCAGTACCTGAACTAG
- a CDS encoding nitrilase-related carbon-nitrogen hydrolase encodes MSRVIRAALFQTAWTGDRESMIQVHEQAVRDAAAQGAQVLCFQELFYGPYFCQVQDPAFYAYAERVPDGPIVGRFQRLAREHGIVLVLPMYEEEQPGVLYNTAAVIDADGSYLGKYRKTHIPQVRGFWEKFYFRPGNSGWPVFDTAVGKVGVYICYDRHFPEGWRALGLQGAEVVFNPSATSRGLSGYLWQLEQPAAAVANEYFVGAINRVGVEEYGDNDFYGTSYFVDPEARFVGEVASDKESELVVRDLDMGKLREVRDRWQFYRDRAPGAYAPLTAP; translated from the coding sequence ATGAGCCGAGTGATCCGTGCCGCGCTCTTCCAGACCGCCTGGACGGGCGACAGGGAATCGATGATCCAGGTCCACGAGCAGGCGGTCCGCGACGCCGCCGCCCAGGGGGCACAGGTCCTGTGCTTCCAGGAGCTGTTCTACGGGCCGTACTTCTGCCAGGTCCAGGACCCCGCGTTCTACGCCTACGCCGAGCGCGTTCCCGACGGCCCGATCGTCGGGCGCTTCCAGCGGCTCGCCCGCGAGCACGGCATCGTCCTGGTGCTCCCGATGTACGAGGAGGAGCAGCCCGGCGTCCTCTACAACACCGCCGCCGTCATCGACGCCGACGGCTCCTACCTCGGCAAGTACCGCAAGACGCACATCCCGCAGGTGCGCGGCTTCTGGGAGAAGTTCTACTTCCGCCCCGGCAACTCCGGCTGGCCGGTCTTCGACACCGCCGTCGGCAAGGTCGGCGTCTACATCTGCTACGACCGGCACTTCCCGGAGGGCTGGCGGGCGCTGGGCCTCCAGGGCGCGGAGGTCGTCTTCAACCCGTCGGCCACCTCACGCGGCCTGTCCGGCTACCTGTGGCAGCTCGAGCAGCCGGCGGCGGCCGTCGCCAACGAGTACTTCGTCGGCGCCATCAACCGGGTCGGCGTCGAGGAGTACGGCGACAACGACTTCTACGGCACCTCGTACTTCGTCGACCCGGAGGCGCGGTTCGTCGGCGAGGTGGCGAGCGACAAGGAGAGCGAACTCGTCGTCCGTGATCTGGACATGGGCAAACTGCGCGAGGTCCGCGACCGCTGGCAGTTCTACCGCGACCGGGCTCCGGGCGCGTACGCCCCGCTGACCGCGCCCTGA